A stretch of Phoenix dactylifera cultivar Barhee BC4 chromosome 16, palm_55x_up_171113_PBpolish2nd_filt_p, whole genome shotgun sequence DNA encodes these proteins:
- the LOC103710203 gene encoding protein CHROMATIN REMODELING 35-like isoform X1 yields METPKKHSSSEILKRDMYRQRHKRTKLDNEDNNYRYKSEVTALCSSFEKTKEKSTSKVRDYSNPLALSNLLESLDDGIYGSVTKEYETLHAQRMQVIKFLSTLQPSLANSYPSLLSSSHCGINTWSDLSTRGNQNSDQRVDSSISSDIIDLEADSIGAAANTSMRMSAEKTPESSVQNILYCGEVHRKMPDVANGPSDSCPKYKEGKDNTSVIILDSDDEDAIHQTGSQHASHSGRKYSDLRTLIGTRIESLQRQAMITQENHLNQIIPYDYGSNKLDGSVAFRANWQPSVQYQKVVLQKVPEKQRFQDLVNQDYAEKRGERQGGKALAFEMTMEEKTDVNSMLGSYAAVQEHSSVMGICQQEEAENLENDEHQLDDLWKEMSLAMECSKSPKYDEPAAVQEEEEEECKHSPVLQDDLGIVCRICGVIQRSIDTIFEYQWAKAPRAARTLMSRSRNTNDVDETLQYSGPKFLEHFIAADVSIHPRHLKQMKPHQLEGFNFLVRNLVNDKPGGCILAHAPGSGKTFMLISFVQSFLAKYPFARPLVVLPKGILPIWKKEFQRWQVEDIPLYDFYSSKADNRSQQLEILHSWQENNSILFLGYKQFTNIICDNDTSKIASACRESLLKVPTLLILDEGHTPRNENTYVLDSLAKVQTHRKVVLSGTLFQNHVREVFTILNLVRPKFLRLDTSRDAVNRILSRVNISCKRLSKSSKERFYDLVEETLQNDDNFKRKVRVIQDLREMTKDVLHYYKGDFLDELPGVVDFTVLLKLSARQKTIVQTLEKFEKFKKCSVGSAVYIHPHLLDISESTAGDRVYCNDEKIDGLLDSVNVRDGVKTKFFLNILSLSESVGEKVLAFSQYILPLKFLERLLVKMKGWHSGKEIFMITGDSSPEQRELSMEQFNNSPDAKVFLGSIKACGEGISLVGASRVVILDVHLNPSVTRQAIGRVFRPGQEKKVYTYRLVAADSPEEEDHKTSFRKELISKMWFEWSEYCDHRDFELDEIDIASCQDMFLESSILGEDVKVLYRR; encoded by the exons ATGGAAACCCCCAAGAAGCACAGCTCGTCGGAAATCTTGAAGCGGG ATATGTATCGTCAGAGACATAAAAGAACAAAGTTAGACAATGAGGATAATAACTATCGCTACAAATCTGAGGTGACAGCTTTATGTTCTAGTTTTGAGAAAACCAAAGAAAAGTCTACCTCCAAAGTTAGAGATTATTCAAATCCACTTGCTTTGTCGAATCTTCTGGAGAGCTTGGATGATGGAATATATGGAAGTGTAACCAAAGAGTATGAAACTCTTCATGCTCAGAGGATGCAGGTCATCAAATTCTTGTCCACATTACAGCCATCTCTTGCAAATTCCTATCCAAGTCTATTATCCAGCTCTCATTGTGGGATAAATACTTGGTCAGACTTATCAACCAGAGGGAATCAGAATTCAGATCAACGCGTTGATAGTTCAATATCTTCAGATATAATTGATTTGGAGGCTGACTCCATTGGTGCTGCTGCCAATACATCCATGAGAATGTCTGCAGAAAAAACACCTGAGTCCAGTGTTCAGAATATTTTATATTGTGGTGAGGTGCATAGGAAAATGCCAGATGTTGCAAATGGTCcttcagattcttgcccaaaataCAAAGAAGGGAAAGACAACACATCTGTCATAATTCTTGATTCAGATGATGAAGATGCAATCCATCAAACAGGAAGTCAACATGCTTCCCATTCTGGAAGGAAATATTCTGATTTACGAACACTGATAGGAACTCGAATTGAGAGCCTCCAAAGACAAGCCATGATAACGCAAGAAAATCATTTAAATCAGATAATTCCCTATGACTATGGAAGTAATAAGTTAGATGGTAGTGTTGCATTTAGAGCAAACTGGCAACCATCTGTTCAATATCAAAAAGTTGTCCTACAGAAAGTTCCTGAGAAGCAGCGATTTCAGGATCTTGTG AACCAAGACTATGCAGAGAAGAGAGGTGAAAGACAAGGTGGAAAAGCTCTTGCTTTTGAAATGACTATGGAGGAAAAAACTGATGTAAACTCCATGCTTGGTTCATATGCGGCTGTGCAAGAGCATTCATCGGTCATGGGAATCTGCCAACAAGAGGAGGCAGAAAACTTAGAAAATGATGAGCATCAGCTAGATGATCTTTGGAAAGAAATGTCATTAGCTATGGAGTGCTCAAAG AGTCCTAAATATGATGAACCAGCTGctgtacaagaagaagaagaagaagaatgcaaGCACTCCCCCGTACTTCAGGATGATCTAGGCATTGTTTGTCGTATCTGTGGAGTTATTCAAAGAAGTATAGACACAATATTTGAATACCAATGGGCAAAG GCCCCACGGGCAGCAAGGACTCTCATGTCCAGATCAAGAAACACCAATGATGTAGATGAAACATTACAATATTCCGGACCTAAATTTTTGGAACATTTTATAGCAGCTGACGTTTCTATCCATCCAAGGCATTTGAAGCAAATGAAGCCACATCAGTTAGAAGGCTTTAATTTCTTGGTTAGAAATTTAGTAAATGATAAACCGGGGGGTTGCATTCTGGCTCACGCCCCAGGATCtggtaaaacttttatgctcatTAGTTTTGTCCAGAGCTTTTTGGCCAAGTATCCATTTGCCAGGCCCTTGGTTGTGCTTCCCAAGGGAATTCTGCCTATATGGAAGAAAGAATTTCAGCGATGGCAAGTTGAGGACATACCTCTTTATGATTTCTATTCCTCCAAGGCTGATAACAGATCACAGCAGTTAGAGATTTTGCATTCTTGGCAAGAAAACAACAGCATCCTCTTTCTGGGCTATAAGCAGTTTACGAATATCATCTGTGACAACGACACTAGCAAGATAGCATCTGCATGTCGGGAGTCATTGCTGAAGGTCCCAACCCTTCTCATACTGGATGAAGGTCACACTCCAAGAAATGAGAACACATATGTACTAGATTCACTAGCAAAAGTGCAGACTCATCGCAAAGTGGTACTCTCTggaaccctattccaaaatcatGTTAGGGAGGTATTTACTATTTTGAACCTCGTGCGTCCAAAGTTTCTGCGATTGGATACTTCTCGTGATGCTGTCAATCGGATCCTGAGCAGGGTAAACATTTCCTGTAAGAGGCTCTCTAAAAGTTCCAAGGAAAGGTTTTATGATTTAGTTGAGGAGACTCTCCAAAATGATGACAATTTTAAGAGGAAAGTTAGAGTGATACAAGATCTTAGGGAAATGACCAAGGATGTTCTTCATTATTATAAAGGTGATTTCTTGGATGAACTGCCTGGCGTTGTTGACTTTACTGTGCTTTTGAAACTCAGTGCTAGGCAAAAAACAATTGTTCAAACGTTAGAGAAGTTTGAGAAGTTCAAAAAATGCTCTGTAGGCAGTGCTGTCTATATCCACCCTCACCTATTGGATATCTCGGAAAGCACTGCTGGGGATAGGGTCTACTGCAATGATGAGAAGATTGATGGTTTGTTAGACTCGGTAAATGTGAGAGATGGGGTAAAAACTAAATTCTTCCTTAATATCTTGTCTCTTTCCGAGTCTGTTGGAGAGAAGGTCCTGGCTTTTAGTCAATACATTCTGCCTTTAAAATTCTTGGAAAGATTGTTGGTCAAAATGAAGGGTTGGCATTCAGGAAAGGAAATTTTTATGATCACTGGTGATTCAAGTCCTGAGCAGAGGGAGTTGTCAATGGAGCAATTTAACAATTCCCCTGATGCCAAGGTTTTCCTTGGTTCAATCAAGGCTTGTGGGGAGGGCATCTCTCTTGTGGGTGCATCACGTGTTGTGATCTTAGATGTTCACTTGAACCCATCAGTTACTCGCCAAGCAATTGGGCGTGTCTTTCGACCTGGCCAAGAGAAGAAAGTGTATACTTATAGGTTGGTTGCTGCTGATTCGCCGGAAGAGGAGGATCATAAAACTTCATTCAGGAAGGAGTTAATATCAAAGATGTGGTTTGAGTGGAGTGAATATTGTGACCATCGGGACTTTGAGTTGGATGAAATTGATATTGCTAGCTGTCAAGATATGTTCTTAGAGAGCTCCATTTTGGGTGAAGATGTCAAGGTCTTGTACAGAAG GTGA
- the LOC103710203 gene encoding protein CHROMATIN REMODELING 35-like isoform X3, with the protein MMPDCRQYMYRQRHKRTKLDNEDNNYRYKSEVTALCSSFEKTKEKSTSKVRDYSNPLALSNLLESLDDGIYGSVTKEYETLHAQRMQVIKFLSTLQPSLANSYPSLLSSSHCGINTWSDLSTRGNQNSDQRVDSSISSDIIDLEADSIGAAANTSMRMSAEKTPESSVQNILYCGEVHRKMPDVANGPSDSCPKYKEGKDNTSVIILDSDDEDAIHQTGSQHASHSGRKYSDLRTLIGTRIESLQRQAMITQENHLNQIIPYDYGSNKLDGSVAFRANWQPSVQYQKVVLQKVPEKQRFQDLVNQDYAEKRGERQGGKALAFEMTMEEKTDVNSMLGSYAAVQEHSSVMGICQQEEAENLENDEHQLDDLWKEMSLAMECSKSPKYDEPAAVQEEEEEECKHSPVLQDDLGIVCRICGVIQRSIDTIFEYQWAKAPRAARTLMSRSRNTNDVDETLQYSGPKFLEHFIAADVSIHPRHLKQMKPHQLEGFNFLVRNLVNDKPGGCILAHAPGSGKTFMLISFVQSFLAKYPFARPLVVLPKGILPIWKKEFQRWQVEDIPLYDFYSSKADNRSQQLEILHSWQENNSILFLGYKQFTNIICDNDTSKIASACRESLLKVPTLLILDEGHTPRNENTYVLDSLAKVQTHRKVVLSGTLFQNHVREVFTILNLVRPKFLRLDTSRDAVNRILSRVNISCKRLSKSSKERFYDLVEETLQNDDNFKRKVRVIQDLREMTKDVLHYYKGDFLDELPGVVDFTVLLKLSARQKTIVQTLEKFEKFKKCSVGSAVYIHPHLLDISESTAGDRVYCNDEKIDGLLDSVNVRDGVKTKFFLNILSLSESVGEKVLAFSQYILPLKFLERLLVKMKGWHSGKEIFMITGDSSPEQRELSMEQFNNSPDAKVFLGSIKACGEGISLVGASRVVILDVHLNPSVTRQAIGRVFRPGQEKKVYTYRLVAADSPEEEDHKTSFRKELISKMWFEWSEYCDHRDFELDEIDIASCQDMFLESSILGEDVKVLYRR; encoded by the exons ATGATGCCTGATTGTCGACAAT ATATGTATCGTCAGAGACATAAAAGAACAAAGTTAGACAATGAGGATAATAACTATCGCTACAAATCTGAGGTGACAGCTTTATGTTCTAGTTTTGAGAAAACCAAAGAAAAGTCTACCTCCAAAGTTAGAGATTATTCAAATCCACTTGCTTTGTCGAATCTTCTGGAGAGCTTGGATGATGGAATATATGGAAGTGTAACCAAAGAGTATGAAACTCTTCATGCTCAGAGGATGCAGGTCATCAAATTCTTGTCCACATTACAGCCATCTCTTGCAAATTCCTATCCAAGTCTATTATCCAGCTCTCATTGTGGGATAAATACTTGGTCAGACTTATCAACCAGAGGGAATCAGAATTCAGATCAACGCGTTGATAGTTCAATATCTTCAGATATAATTGATTTGGAGGCTGACTCCATTGGTGCTGCTGCCAATACATCCATGAGAATGTCTGCAGAAAAAACACCTGAGTCCAGTGTTCAGAATATTTTATATTGTGGTGAGGTGCATAGGAAAATGCCAGATGTTGCAAATGGTCcttcagattcttgcccaaaataCAAAGAAGGGAAAGACAACACATCTGTCATAATTCTTGATTCAGATGATGAAGATGCAATCCATCAAACAGGAAGTCAACATGCTTCCCATTCTGGAAGGAAATATTCTGATTTACGAACACTGATAGGAACTCGAATTGAGAGCCTCCAAAGACAAGCCATGATAACGCAAGAAAATCATTTAAATCAGATAATTCCCTATGACTATGGAAGTAATAAGTTAGATGGTAGTGTTGCATTTAGAGCAAACTGGCAACCATCTGTTCAATATCAAAAAGTTGTCCTACAGAAAGTTCCTGAGAAGCAGCGATTTCAGGATCTTGTG AACCAAGACTATGCAGAGAAGAGAGGTGAAAGACAAGGTGGAAAAGCTCTTGCTTTTGAAATGACTATGGAGGAAAAAACTGATGTAAACTCCATGCTTGGTTCATATGCGGCTGTGCAAGAGCATTCATCGGTCATGGGAATCTGCCAACAAGAGGAGGCAGAAAACTTAGAAAATGATGAGCATCAGCTAGATGATCTTTGGAAAGAAATGTCATTAGCTATGGAGTGCTCAAAG AGTCCTAAATATGATGAACCAGCTGctgtacaagaagaagaagaagaagaatgcaaGCACTCCCCCGTACTTCAGGATGATCTAGGCATTGTTTGTCGTATCTGTGGAGTTATTCAAAGAAGTATAGACACAATATTTGAATACCAATGGGCAAAG GCCCCACGGGCAGCAAGGACTCTCATGTCCAGATCAAGAAACACCAATGATGTAGATGAAACATTACAATATTCCGGACCTAAATTTTTGGAACATTTTATAGCAGCTGACGTTTCTATCCATCCAAGGCATTTGAAGCAAATGAAGCCACATCAGTTAGAAGGCTTTAATTTCTTGGTTAGAAATTTAGTAAATGATAAACCGGGGGGTTGCATTCTGGCTCACGCCCCAGGATCtggtaaaacttttatgctcatTAGTTTTGTCCAGAGCTTTTTGGCCAAGTATCCATTTGCCAGGCCCTTGGTTGTGCTTCCCAAGGGAATTCTGCCTATATGGAAGAAAGAATTTCAGCGATGGCAAGTTGAGGACATACCTCTTTATGATTTCTATTCCTCCAAGGCTGATAACAGATCACAGCAGTTAGAGATTTTGCATTCTTGGCAAGAAAACAACAGCATCCTCTTTCTGGGCTATAAGCAGTTTACGAATATCATCTGTGACAACGACACTAGCAAGATAGCATCTGCATGTCGGGAGTCATTGCTGAAGGTCCCAACCCTTCTCATACTGGATGAAGGTCACACTCCAAGAAATGAGAACACATATGTACTAGATTCACTAGCAAAAGTGCAGACTCATCGCAAAGTGGTACTCTCTggaaccctattccaaaatcatGTTAGGGAGGTATTTACTATTTTGAACCTCGTGCGTCCAAAGTTTCTGCGATTGGATACTTCTCGTGATGCTGTCAATCGGATCCTGAGCAGGGTAAACATTTCCTGTAAGAGGCTCTCTAAAAGTTCCAAGGAAAGGTTTTATGATTTAGTTGAGGAGACTCTCCAAAATGATGACAATTTTAAGAGGAAAGTTAGAGTGATACAAGATCTTAGGGAAATGACCAAGGATGTTCTTCATTATTATAAAGGTGATTTCTTGGATGAACTGCCTGGCGTTGTTGACTTTACTGTGCTTTTGAAACTCAGTGCTAGGCAAAAAACAATTGTTCAAACGTTAGAGAAGTTTGAGAAGTTCAAAAAATGCTCTGTAGGCAGTGCTGTCTATATCCACCCTCACCTATTGGATATCTCGGAAAGCACTGCTGGGGATAGGGTCTACTGCAATGATGAGAAGATTGATGGTTTGTTAGACTCGGTAAATGTGAGAGATGGGGTAAAAACTAAATTCTTCCTTAATATCTTGTCTCTTTCCGAGTCTGTTGGAGAGAAGGTCCTGGCTTTTAGTCAATACATTCTGCCTTTAAAATTCTTGGAAAGATTGTTGGTCAAAATGAAGGGTTGGCATTCAGGAAAGGAAATTTTTATGATCACTGGTGATTCAAGTCCTGAGCAGAGGGAGTTGTCAATGGAGCAATTTAACAATTCCCCTGATGCCAAGGTTTTCCTTGGTTCAATCAAGGCTTGTGGGGAGGGCATCTCTCTTGTGGGTGCATCACGTGTTGTGATCTTAGATGTTCACTTGAACCCATCAGTTACTCGCCAAGCAATTGGGCGTGTCTTTCGACCTGGCCAAGAGAAGAAAGTGTATACTTATAGGTTGGTTGCTGCTGATTCGCCGGAAGAGGAGGATCATAAAACTTCATTCAGGAAGGAGTTAATATCAAAGATGTGGTTTGAGTGGAGTGAATATTGTGACCATCGGGACTTTGAGTTGGATGAAATTGATATTGCTAGCTGTCAAGATATGTTCTTAGAGAGCTCCATTTTGGGTGAAGATGTCAAGGTCTTGTACAGAAG GTGA
- the LOC103710203 gene encoding protein CHROMATIN REMODELING 35-like isoform X2 translates to METPKKHSSSEILKRDMYRQRHKRTKLDNEDNNYRYKSEVTALCSSFEKTKEKSTSKVRDYSNPLALSNLLESLDDGIYGSVTKEYETLHAQRMQVIKFLSTLQPSLANSYPSLLSSSHCGINTWSDLSTRGNQNSDQRVDSSISSDIIDLEADSIGAAANTSMRMSAEKTPESSVQNILYCGEVHRKMPDVANGPSDSCPKYKEGKDNTSVIILDSDDEDAIHQTGSQHASHSGRKYSDLRTLIGTRIESLQRQAMITQENHLNQIIPYDYGSNKLDGSVAFRANWQPSVQYQKVVLQKVPEKQRFQDLVNQDYAEKRGERQGGKALAFEMTMEEKTDVNSMLGSYAAVQEHSSVMGICQQEEAENLENDEHQLDDLWKEMSLAMECSKSPKYDEPAAVQEEEEEECKHSPVLQDDLGIVCRICGVIQRSIDTIFEYQWAKAPRAARTLMSRSRNTNDVDETLQYSGPKFLEHFIAADVSIHPRHLKQMKPHQLEGFNFLVRNLVNDKPGGCILAHAPGSGKTFMLISFVQSFLAKYPFARPLVVLPKGILPIWKKEFQRWQVEDIPLYDFYSSKADNRSQQLEILHSWQENNSILFLGYKQFTNIICDNDTSKIASACRESLLKVPTLLILDEGHTPRNENTYVLDSLAKVQTHRKVVLSGTLFQNHVREVFTILNLVRPKFLRLDTSRDAVNRILSRVNISCKRLSKSSKERFYDLVEETLQNDDNFKRKVRVIQDLREMTKDVLHYYKGDFLDELPGVVDFTVLLKLSARQKTIVQTLEKFEKFKKCSVGSAVYIHPHLLDISESTAGDRVYCNDEKIDGLLDSVNVRDGVKTKFFLNILSLSESVGEKVLAFSQYILPLKFLERLLVKMKGWHSGKEIFMITGDSSPEQRELSMEQFNNSPDAKVFLGSIKACGEGISLVGASRVVILDVHLNPSVTRQAIGRVFRPGQEKKVYTYRLVAADSPEEEDHKTSFRKELISKMWFEWSEYCDHRDFELDEIDIASCQDMFLESSILGEDVKVLYRR, encoded by the exons ATGGAAACCCCCAAGAAGCACAGCTCGTCGGAAATCTTGAAGCGGG ATATGTATCGTCAGAGACATAAAAGAACAAAGTTAGACAATGAGGATAATAACTATCGCTACAAATCTGAGGTGACAGCTTTATGTTCTAGTTTTGAGAAAACCAAAGAAAAGTCTACCTCCAAAGTTAGAGATTATTCAAATCCACTTGCTTTGTCGAATCTTCTGGAGAGCTTGGATGATGGAATATATGGAAGTGTAACCAAAGAGTATGAAACTCTTCATGCTCAGAGGATGCAGGTCATCAAATTCTTGTCCACATTACAGCCATCTCTTGCAAATTCCTATCCAAGTCTATTATCCAGCTCTCATTGTGGGATAAATACTTGGTCAGACTTATCAACCAGAGGGAATCAGAATTCAGATCAACGCGTTGATAGTTCAATATCTTCAGATATAATTGATTTGGAGGCTGACTCCATTGGTGCTGCTGCCAATACATCCATGAGAATGTCTGCAGAAAAAACACCTGAGTCCAGTGTTCAGAATATTTTATATTGTGGTGAGGTGCATAGGAAAATGCCAGATGTTGCAAATGGTCcttcagattcttgcccaaaataCAAAGAAGGGAAAGACAACACATCTGTCATAATTCTTGATTCAGATGATGAAGATGCAATCCATCAAACAGGAAGTCAACATGCTTCCCATTCTGGAAGGAAATATTCTGATTTACGAACACTGATAGGAACTCGAATTGAGAGCCTCCAAAGACAAGCCATGATAACGCAAGAAAATCATTTAAATCAGATAATTCCCTATGACTATGGAAGTAATAAGTTAGATGGTAGTGTTGCATTTAGAGCAAACTGGCAACCATCTGTTCAATATCAAAAAGTTGTCCTACAGAAAGTTCCTGAGAAGCAGCGATTTCAGGATCTTGTG AACCAAGACTATGCAGAGAAGAGAGGTGAAAGACAAGGTGGAAAAGCTCTTGCTTTTGAAATGACTATGGAGGAAAAAACTGATGTAAACTCCATGCTTGGTTCATATGCGGCTGTGCAAGAGCATTCATCGGTCATGGGAATCTGCCAACAAGAGGAGGCAGAAAACTTAGAAAATGATGAGCATCAGCTAGATGATCTTTGGAAAGAAATGTCATTAGCTATGGAGTGCTCAAAG AGTCCTAAATATGATGAACCAGCTGctgtacaagaagaagaagaagaagaatgcaaGCACTCCCCCGTACTTCAGGATGATCTAGGCATTGTTTGTCGTATCTGTGGAGTTATTCAAAGAAGTATAGACACAATATTTGAATACCAATGGGCAAAG GCCCCACGGGCAGCAAGGACTCTCATGTCCAGATCAAGAAACACCAATGATGTAGATGAAACATTACAATATTCCGGACCTAAATTTTTGGAACATTTTATAGCAGCTGACGTTTCTATCCATCCAAGGCATTTGAAGCAAATGAAGCCACATCAGTTAGAAGGCTTTAATTTCTTGGTTAGAAATTTAGTAAATGATAAACCGGGGGGTTGCATTCTGGCTCACGCCCCAGGATCtggtaaaacttttatgctcatTAGTTTTGTCCAGAGCTTTTTGGCCAAGTATCCATTTGCCAGGCCCTTGGTTGTGCTTCCCAAGGGAATTCTGCCTATATGGAAGAAAGAATTTCAGCGATGGCAAGTTGAGGACATACCTCTTTATGATTTCTATTCCTCCAAGGCTGATAACAGATCACAGCAGTTAGAGATTTTGCATTCTTGGCAAGAAAACAACAGCATCCTCTTTCTGGGCTATAAGCAGTTTACGAATATCATCTGTGACAACGACACTAGCAAGATAGCATCTGCATGTCGGGAGTCATTGCTGAAGGTCCCAACCCTTCTCATACTGGATGAAGGTCACACTCCAAGAAATGAGAACACATATGTACTAGATTCACTAGCAAAAGTGCAGACTCATCGCAAAGTGGTACTCTCTggaaccctattccaaaatcatGTTAGGGAGGTATTTACTATTTTGAACCTCGTGCGTCCAAAGTTTCTGCGATTGGATACTTCTCGTGATGCTGTCAATCGGATCCTGAGCAGGGTAAACATTTCCTGTAAGAGGCTCTCTAAAAGTTCCAAGGAAAGGTTTTATGATTTAGTTGAGGAGACTCTCCAAAATGATGACAATTTTAAGAGGAAAGTTAGAGTGATACAAGATCTTAGGGAAATGACCAAGGATGTTCTTCATTATTATAAAGGTGATTTCTTGGATGAACTGCCTGGCGTTGTTGACTTTACTGTGCTTTTGAAACTCAGTGCTAGGCAAAAAACAATTGTTCAAACGTTAGAGAAGTTTGAGAAGTTCAAAAAATGCTCTGTAGGCAGTGCTGTCTATATCCACCCTCACCTATTGGATATCTCGGAAAGCACTGCTGGGGATAGGGTCTACTGCAATGATGAGAAGATTGATGGTTTGTTAGACTCGGTAAATGTGAGAGATGGGGTAAAAACTAAATTCTTCCTTAATATCTTGTCTCTTTCCGAGTCTGTTGGAGAGAAGGTCCTGGCTTTTAGTCAATACATTCTGCCTTTAAAATTCTTGGAAAGATTGTTGGTCAAAATGAAGGGTTGGCATTCAGGAAAGGAAATTTTTATGATCACTGGTGATTCAAGTCCTGAGCAGAGGGAGTTGTCAATGGAGCAATTTAACAATTCCCCTGATGCCAAGGTTTTCCTTGGTTCAATCAAGGCTTGTGGGGAGGGCATCTCTCTTGTGGGTGCATCACGTGTTGTGATCTTAGATGTTCACTTGAACCCATCAGTTACTCGCCAAGCAATTGGGCGTGTCTTTCGACCTGGCCAAGAGAAGAAAGTGTATACTTATAGGTTGGTTGCTGCTGATTCGCCGGAAGAGGAGGATCATAAAACTTCATTCAGGAAGGAGTTAATATCAAAGATGTGGTTTGAGTGGAGTGAATATTGTGACCATCGGGACTTTGAGTTGGATGAAATTGATATTGCTAGCTGTCAAGATATGTTCTTAGAGAGCTCCATTTTGGGTGAAGATGTCAAGGTCTTGTACAGAAG ataa